CGTGCGGGCCGCGCGCGGCTACACGGTGCTTCCGCCGAGCGAGACGCCTGACGGTGTCTATTGCGCACACACCGGACCGGCGGACGCGATCGCGCTGCCGCCTGCCTTCGCGTCGCGGCTCTTGGCGCAATCCGCTCCCGCGGCAGCACGAGAGCGTGTCGCACAGGTGTTCACAGGGCGCCGGATCAACGAGGGCAACCGCCATCCCGCGCTATGCACGCTCGCGGGCCATCTCGCCGCCCATCAGATCGACGAATCCGCGGCGCTTGAGCTCGTCCACGCGTGGAACGCGCAGTACTGCGACCCACCGAAGGGCGCGCCCGAAGTCACGAAGCTGGTGACAGACATCTTCGGCAAGGAACGGCAGCGCGTCGGCCAGTGTGTCCGTCGCCTGCTCGACGCCGACAACGCGGAGCCAGCTCTCGCCGTGACGTCGCACCGGCGGCGCCCCTTTGGCTGGCAGTCCGACTCAGTGACGCGCCGGCGCAGCTTTGGGGGCGGCCGATGAACATTCTGCTCCCCTCGGAGCTGATGGCCGAATCTGAGACGCTCGAGTACCACGTCGAGCACCTGCTCCCGGTGCGCTCCCTCGTCACGCTGTGGGCGCCGAGTGGCATCGGCAAGACGTTCGTGATGCTCGACCTCGCGCTCCACGTGGCCGCGGGGAAGCCGTGGCACGATCACCCCGTGCAGCAGTCGCCCGTGCTCTACGTCGTGGGGGAAGGCTTTGCCGGTATGCGCAGCCGCGTCGCGGCCTGGTGTGCGGAGCACGAGGTCGAACCGAGTTGGCTCGACCCATGGATCGGCTTTCGACGGATCCCATTCGATGTCGCGTCGGCCGATACGTGCAACGAGGTGCGTGCTGAACTGGCGTCGAAGCGGCTCGCGCCGGGCCTCGTGATCCTTGATACGCTCTCGGCCAACGCCGCACCGGGGTTCGATGAATCGAAAACGGCCGACATGAAGCTTTTGCTCGACGGCGCACGGGCGCTGCGCGATGACTTCGCCTGCAGCGTGATCCTCGTGCACCACACCGGCCACGACCAGAGCCGGGAGCGCGGCAGCTCGGACCTGCGCGCGGCCATGGACGTGTCGTTGTCGCTCAAGACGACGGGCGGGGACATGCGGCTTCTCACCATTGAGAAGGCGCGCGACTTCGCGGCGCCGGATCCGATCAAGCTCGCGCTGCGCGAGCGCCACGGCGCCCGGGTGATCGAGCGGTTGTCCTCGTTAGAAGAGGGCTTGAAGCCCGCGCAGCGGGCGGTCCTACTAGTGCTCGCCGAGGTTGGCCAAGGTGAGCCGGTGAAGGCGTCCGATTGGCAACGGTCCGCAGGGTACGCGGCCGGGCACTTCTATCGGCTCCGCGAGGAGTTGTTGAAGCTCAAGCTGATCTTGAACGTGCCGAAGAAGGGATACGCGCTCACCGAGGGTGGTGCCGCGGTGGTCGCTGAGTCGCAGGCCGCCGACCTACTCACTCACTCTCATTCCGCTCTCATTGGGCAAAATGAGAGTGGAATTCACTCACTCTCATCTCCTCCCCCTACTAGGGGAGAGTATGAGAGCGATTCGGGCGCGCTTGCCGCGTGAGGCGGTGGGTAGCTGACGGATCCGATAGGCAAGGCGATCCCACGGGGCGAATAACGCCCTTCTCTCGCAAAATCCGGAGGTACATGTGGGCGGGTACGGTTCTTCACGATGGGGCACACACCAAGCGGCAACGACGCGCGAAGAAGCCGTCCGGTTGCCCGCGCGCACGTTGCGCGAGCCGTTGACCCGGGCGATTCGCGCGGCGCGATCCACGTCTCGCGCAACGGCGCCGGTGCTGGCGATTGGTGAAATCGGCGTCGTGGTTCAGGGCGTTATCGATGCCCGCATTGTGGACGGCGTCGGGCTCGGTGCCACCCTCAGCGCGCTCGTTTCGACGCCATGGGGCACGCGGACGCGACTTGAGGCGGGCCTCAGTGCCCGTGAGCAGCCGTTGGGCGGCTTACGGTGGCAGTGGTACTGCCCGCGATGCGCGCGGCCGTGTCGGGCCCTCTACGCGCTGCCGGCCGCCGCGTGGTGGGCGTGTCGCCAGTGCCATGGAGTGAAATACGCATCACAGCGCCGTGATGCCGCGCGCCGACGTGTGTTTCGCGCCTCCCGACTGGCCCGTATTGCCGGCGCATCGACGGAACTGCTCAGGCTCGAGGCCTTCCCTACGGAACGCCCTCGTCGAATGTGGGCACGTCGCTTTGAGGCACTGGCAACGGAGCACGAATCGCTGATCGCGGAGGCCGATCGCATCCGTCTCGGGGCGCTATTGAGGGCGCTTGAGCGGCATTGACAAATCGGTCATAATGACCGATATCTGATCCATCTCTCTTTCTCTCCGAGGTGTGCATGTCCGCTGTTGAATGCTCCACGGTGACCCTCACGCAAGCCGCAGCACGGCTCCGCCGCAGCTACAACCAAGTCCTGCGCTGCGTTCTGCTGGGCGAACTGCCGGGGCACCAGGACGATCGCGGTCGTTGGCACGTCGAGGCTAGCGCGTTGCCCGCGCCGTCGACGGGTTCGCCATAGTGCGCGACGAGACGGCGATGGAGCTGGCGATCGCGCAGCACATGGCGCCCGACCTCCGCAGCGCGTGCGTGACGTGGATGCAGGGCGCGTCCGAGAAGCAGCGCACCGCCCTCTTTGCTCTTCGCCCCAACGTGGCGGCCGAAGTGTTTCGCGAGTTGCTGCGGGCGCGCGACGAGTATTTCGCCGAATGCGCCGTGATTTTGTCGGGGCTTGAGCAGTTCGCGGATTTGTATGGACGGTCTGGCGCCGCGTCGTCGACGACCGAGAAGAGCGATGGGCCCTCGTCGGGCGCGAGACCGGAGTGTCGGTCGCCGCGCCCATCGTCTTTTCGGCGCCGATCGCCGCGCGCCGTTCTCCGACCGGATCCGCCCCATGACCGCACCCGTTAGGCCCCGCGCCTCACTGACGCAGCTCGCCCCACGCCGCGCCGAGTACGAACGCGAGAAGGCACTGTATGGGAAGTACCAGCAGGAGAAGGCCGCGTATGCCGCTGGCGTCGTCTCGGCACCGATCGAGAGTCGGAGCGCCGACGATCCGGAGATCCGACGGCTCTGGGGTGAGTATCAAGCCAGCAAGCAGACCACCGCGGATGCCCCGGCCGCCACACGCACCGCCCCCGGGATCGTCGATCGCGAGCGCGCGCGCCAAGCGGGCTATTCGGATGAGGAGATCGACGCGTTTGAGCGCACGCAACCGGCGCCTCCAACCCCACGCCGCCGCCGCACGCTTGATGAGATCGCAGACGCGACGTTGGGCCCGAACGACGATCCGATCCAAGCGGCCATCAAACAGGCGAAAGCCGAGATGGCGACGGAGCAGGCCGCACAGACGCAGCAGAACACACGCCCGAGCAACCCGCGCCTCCCCACCTTTGCGAGCGAATCCACCGGCGCCCGCACGACCCCGCGCGCGGCCGGTGACGTGGGGTTCGTTGATCCGCTCGGTATGGGCGCCAATGCGCTGCAAGGTGCGGCCTTCGAATTCGCGGACGAGGGCGCTGGCGTCGTGGGCGGGTTGGCCGCGTTGGCGCGTGGCAAGCCGTACCGCCAAGGCCAGACTGATGCGCGCGCCGCGTTTACCAGCACCGCCAATCGTTACGCCGAGCAACACCCCGGCGGCGCGGCCCTGTCCAAGATCACGGGCGCGGCCGTTCCGGCGCTGTTGTCGTTCGGTGCCAGCGCGCCCGAATCGATCGGCGCCGCCTCGCTCTCGCAACTCGCTCGCACCGGTGCGAAAACGGGCGCCGCCTATGGGGCAGCGGCCGGCGTCGGGAGCGGTGACGGGCTGTCCGATCGCGTCGGGCGCGGCGTCATGGGGGCGGCCGTGGGGGGCGTTGCGGGCGCGGTGCTGCCTGCCGTTGCCGTTGGTGCGGCTCGTGCCCCCGGCCGCATTGCCGCGACGGCGGAGGACTTGGCAGCACGCGCACCGGTGCTGCAGCCGTTGGCGCGCAAACTGTCGGACTTGGCGCGGTCGTCCGACCAGATGATCAGCCGCGCGACAGGGGCGAGCGCAGCACCGGCCCTCCCGCTGCGCACGCGGCAAGCGATGGACGCCATGTCCAGCCGACTCGATGACGGCGCCTTCAGTGAGCTCCGGACGATGAACGCCACGAACATGGCCGATGATTCGCCGGAAATGCTCGCGACGATGGTGCCCGAGAACGCGCAGCGCACGTTCCGCGCTGCCGATGCGCTGTCGGACAACGGCGACACGCGTACCGCGCTGACGGAACGGCTTCGCCAACAGGGACCCAACCTGGCGAACCGCATTGACGGGCCGGAAATCACGTCCAACGTGACCCTTCCGGCGCTCAAGGCCGAGGCCCAACAGCGCGCAGAAACGTTGTTCGAAACGGCGCACGCCGCACCCGATGCCGTGGCGCCTGAGGTGCTCGACCTGTTCAATACGCCGCTTGGGAAGTCGATGTACGAGCGCGCGCGCACGAAGGCGGCCAATGATCTGCGGTGGCGATCCGACCTGCCGGCGGCGGAGACGCTGCAGCGTGCCCCCGCACAAGCGGCCGAGGCGACGTATGCGCGGATCATGCAGGGTGACGGCCCGTTGCCACCCCTGCCGAATACGCTGAGCGACGACGTGCGACAGGGCGCGGCCCTCGCGCTCGAGGAACTGCGCACGGCAGGGCAGGCGATCACCCCAGAGCTCGAGCAGCGCGTCACGGCGGCCACGTTCGCGGCGCGCGAAGCAGCG
The Gemmatimonas sp. DNA segment above includes these coding regions:
- a CDS encoding AAA family ATPase gives rise to the protein MAESETLEYHVEHLLPVRSLVTLWAPSGIGKTFVMLDLALHVAAGKPWHDHPVQQSPVLYVVGEGFAGMRSRVAAWCAEHEVEPSWLDPWIGFRRIPFDVASADTCNEVRAELASKRLAPGLVILDTLSANAAPGFDESKTADMKLLLDGARALRDDFACSVILVHHTGHDQSRERGSSDLRAAMDVSLSLKTTGGDMRLLTIEKARDFAAPDPIKLALRERHGARVIERLSSLEEGLKPAQRAVLLVLAEVGQGEPVKASDWQRSAGYAAGHFYRLREELLKLKLILNVPKKGYALTEGGAAVVAESQAADLLTHSHSALIGQNESGIHSLSSPPPTRGEYESDSGALAA
- a CDS encoding bifunctional DNA primase/polymerase → MNPPATLAQAAMSWAEQGAAIFPLIPKGKVPLAGSQGHLAARADAGPWLGGIPYNIGFLPASLGLVAIDVDRPEHWDDAQRWGLLAEPTFEVVTPKGRHFYFRGRAPLNGCPVDSLIVRAARGYTVLPPSETPDGVYCAHTGPADAIALPPAFASRLLAQSAPAAARERVAQVFTGRRINEGNRHPALCTLAGHLAAHQIDESAALELVHAWNAQYCDPPKGAPEVTKLVTDIFGKERQRVGQCVRRLLDADNAEPALAVTSHRRRPFGWQSDSVTRRRSFGGGR